In Sodalis ligni, a single genomic region encodes these proteins:
- a CDS encoding SDR family oxidoreductase — MKMTGNTILITGGTSGIGRALAEAFHDRGNRVVIAGRRQSLLDEITASRPGLIGMTLDLNDPASLSQFAGDVRARFPELNVLIANAGISRAENMTADGWDVCAAQAIVETNILGVLRVTAAFLPVLQGRPDAAIMATSSNLAFVPRADFPSYCASKAFLHSWLQSLRHQLRHVPVEVLELAPPYVQTELTGEQQASDPRAVPLAAYVAEVMQLLAAGDHPGGEVLVEHDRTRRWAERDGRYDAIFAAMNPR; from the coding sequence ATGAAAATGACCGGCAACACTATCCTCATCACCGGCGGTACCAGCGGCATCGGCCGGGCGCTCGCCGAAGCTTTTCACGACCGCGGCAATCGGGTTGTCATCGCAGGGCGAAGGCAGTCCCTGCTTGATGAAATAACGGCAAGCCGGCCTGGCCTGATCGGAATGACGCTCGATCTCAATGACCCGGCCTCATTGTCTCAATTTGCCGGCGACGTGCGCGCGCGTTTTCCAGAACTGAACGTGCTTATCGCCAACGCCGGTATTTCTCGGGCGGAGAACATGACCGCGGATGGCTGGGATGTTTGTGCCGCTCAGGCGATAGTGGAGACGAACATCCTGGGAGTGCTGCGCGTGACCGCGGCTTTCCTGCCGGTGCTGCAAGGGCGGCCGGACGCGGCAATCATGGCGACCAGTTCCAACCTGGCTTTCGTACCCCGGGCCGATTTTCCGAGTTATTGCGCCAGCAAAGCATTCCTGCACTCCTGGCTTCAATCGCTGCGCCATCAGTTGCGTCATGTTCCCGTCGAGGTGCTTGAACTGGCGCCGCCCTACGTACAGACGGAACTCACGGGCGAACAGCAGGCCTCCGACCCGCGCGCGGTTCCGCTCGCGGCATACGTGGCGGAGGTTATGCAGTTGCTGGCGGCGGGGGATCACCCCGGCGGTGAAGTGCTGGTGGAGCACGACAGAACCCGGCGCTGGGCCGAGCGGGATGGTCGCTATGACGCCATATTTGCCGCCATGAACCCACGCTAG